In Bradyrhizobium lablabi, one DNA window encodes the following:
- a CDS encoding condensation domain-containing protein, translating to MPASTDPWPSVPISCLAHLLEHQANRIPDAPAILAPGRAPLTYGRLYQHIDKTGRTLRAMGIGHRDRVGVVLPNGPELAVAILAVAAIGACVPMNPAYGSEELDRYLADLRPGALITLAGIDSPARRAAVSRGIRVIELSTAFDAEAGLFALTGDQGGVPSDEPVSSAGDVALLLPTSGTTSRPKIVPLTHANICASAYASGAALTLRETDRCLNVLPLFHGHGFNATVLTSLAAGASVVCTPGCDVNSFFAWLAFFQPTWYSAVPTMHQAILAHARRNRLRVTDGELRFVRSSSAPLPPRVFTELEWTFGTPVIEFYGMTETASSPIACNPLPPWQRKAGSVGIKVGLDVAIMDEGGALVSRGQRGQVVVRGASVMSGYDGNEMATHAAFSGDWFKTGDLGFFDDDGYLFLVGRIGELINRGGEKVAPKEVDEVLLEHPAVEEAVTFSVPHSTLGEDVASAIVLRPDAVATAKDIRQFAIGRMADFKVPRQILIVREIPKGPTGKVQRIGLAAKLGVATSGALPRAFVAPRTVLEKVLAKHWAEILQVEQIGIHDDFFGSGGDSLLATDVLAHVYNITRVELDVARFVEGPTIAEVAHHLERLVHAGQASQPSSAIVRVPRENGTAAASIAQERLWKLQHALPDIPFFNILYPLRLISPCDVAVLERSINEIVRRHEILRTTLAHINGRYVQVIAPQLAVPLAFDDLRALPRKKKETIGHQLIQEEVRHSFDLAKGPLIRARLVHLAEQEHLFLISMHQIVCDGWSLGVFVEELVALYDAFSGQEESPLAPLSIQYADFAHWQRHLHSELIAQLEYWREQLREPLPVVHLATSSPRRAIDDLRTARREWMLPAGLAEAAKRFSRQEGGTLYMALVAALKTLLHRYLGQDDVWVATNVANRNRPGTEALIGPLVNTVILRTDLGGDPTAREVMRRVRLSALAAFAHQDLPFEELVQTLERERRFAMPVNAMMILQNSALRPTANSGHKLCFEEANPNMLVPLVTITSFDVIFMLRETPRGLAGICVYKPHRLKSETIDRLLRDFQEVLECMTTQPEQPISAIRVSLNEQTSSS from the coding sequence AGTTGGCGGTGGCGATTCTTGCCGTGGCGGCGATCGGGGCATGCGTCCCCATGAACCCAGCTTATGGGAGCGAGGAGCTGGACAGGTATCTCGCGGATCTGCGGCCCGGCGCTTTGATCACGCTAGCTGGAATCGACTCGCCGGCTCGCCGTGCAGCGGTCTCGCGCGGCATCCGTGTCATCGAGCTGTCGACGGCATTCGATGCAGAGGCTGGTCTCTTCGCGCTCACGGGAGACCAAGGAGGTGTACCGTCGGACGAGCCGGTCAGCAGCGCCGGCGACGTGGCGCTCCTGCTTCCCACGTCAGGCACAACGTCACGGCCCAAGATTGTCCCGCTGACGCACGCGAACATTTGTGCGTCGGCTTACGCGTCCGGTGCAGCGTTGACACTGAGAGAAACTGATCGATGCTTGAATGTCTTGCCCCTGTTTCATGGTCATGGTTTCAATGCCACGGTTCTGACCTCGCTGGCGGCCGGTGCGAGTGTCGTGTGTACCCCCGGGTGTGACGTCAACAGTTTCTTTGCGTGGTTAGCCTTCTTTCAGCCGACGTGGTACTCCGCGGTGCCTACCATGCACCAAGCAATTCTCGCCCATGCTCGGCGCAATCGCCTGCGAGTGACCGACGGCGAGCTACGATTCGTCCGCTCGTCGTCAGCTCCTTTACCACCCCGCGTCTTCACGGAACTGGAGTGGACTTTCGGGACCCCCGTGATCGAGTTCTACGGGATGACGGAAACTGCTTCCTCGCCCATCGCATGCAATCCGCTACCGCCGTGGCAGCGCAAGGCGGGTTCGGTTGGGATAAAAGTGGGTTTGGACGTCGCAATCATGGACGAAGGAGGGGCTCTGGTGTCTCGCGGTCAGAGGGGACAAGTCGTCGTCCGTGGCGCGAGCGTCATGTCAGGTTACGACGGCAACGAAATGGCGACCCACGCAGCATTTTCAGGGGATTGGTTCAAGACAGGAGATCTTGGTTTCTTCGATGACGACGGGTACCTGTTTCTCGTTGGCCGCATTGGAGAGTTGATCAATCGCGGTGGGGAGAAAGTCGCCCCAAAGGAAGTTGACGAAGTGCTCCTGGAACATCCAGCCGTGGAAGAGGCCGTGACCTTTTCCGTCCCACATTCCACGTTGGGTGAGGATGTCGCGTCGGCCATCGTTCTGCGGCCCGACGCTGTGGCAACGGCGAAAGACATTCGTCAGTTTGCCATCGGGCGCATGGCCGACTTCAAGGTCCCGCGCCAGATACTCATCGTCAGGGAAATCCCAAAAGGGCCGACAGGCAAAGTGCAGCGAATCGGCTTGGCGGCTAAACTGGGTGTCGCGACAAGCGGTGCCCTGCCGCGGGCCTTTGTCGCGCCACGGACGGTGCTCGAGAAAGTGCTAGCCAAGCATTGGGCAGAGATCCTGCAGGTCGAGCAGATCGGTATTCACGATGACTTCTTCGGGTCGGGCGGAGACTCTCTCTTGGCTACCGACGTTCTCGCTCACGTCTATAATATTACCCGGGTTGAGCTCGACGTTGCGCGGTTTGTAGAGGGGCCGACTATTGCGGAGGTAGCGCACCATCTCGAACGATTGGTTCACGCCGGCCAAGCGTCCCAACCTTCCTCAGCCATTGTCCGCGTGCCCCGAGAAAATGGAACAGCGGCAGCTTCCATTGCTCAAGAACGGTTATGGAAGCTACAGCACGCGCTGCCTGACATACCTTTTTTCAACATCCTCTATCCGCTCCGACTGATCTCGCCGTGCGACGTAGCGGTCCTGGAGCGGAGCATCAACGAAATCGTACGACGCCACGAAATTCTGCGCACAACCCTCGCACATATCAACGGTCGATACGTGCAGGTCATTGCGCCCCAGCTGGCCGTGCCGCTGGCATTCGACGATCTGCGCGCGCTGCCGCGTAAGAAGAAGGAAACTATCGGACACCAACTCATTCAAGAAGAGGTGCGTCATTCCTTCGACCTCGCGAAAGGCCCCCTCATCCGGGCTCGCCTAGTGCACCTGGCGGAGCAGGAACACCTCTTCCTCATCTCCATGCATCAAATCGTCTGCGATGGCTGGTCGCTCGGCGTGTTCGTCGAGGAGCTCGTCGCTTTATACGACGCGTTCTCGGGCCAAGAGGAGTCGCCGTTGGCGCCGCTCTCGATCCAGTACGCGGACTTTGCGCATTGGCAGCGGCACTTACATTCGGAGCTCATTGCGCAGCTTGAATACTGGCGAGAGCAGCTGCGAGAGCCGCTGCCCGTGGTGCACCTTGCAACGTCCAGTCCGAGGCGGGCAATCGATGATCTCCGCACGGCGCGGCGCGAGTGGATGTTGCCGGCGGGCCTGGCGGAAGCCGCCAAACGCTTCAGCCGTCAAGAAGGTGGCACGTTATACATGGCTCTCGTTGCGGCCTTGAAGACGCTGTTGCATCGCTACCTAGGTCAGGACGACGTTTGGGTGGCCACGAACGTTGCCAATCGCAATCGTCCGGGGACCGAGGCCCTTATTGGCCCTCTGGTCAACACGGTAATTCTCCGCACGGATCTGGGTGGCGACCCCACTGCTCGAGAGGTGATGCGCCGGGTTCGTTTGAGCGCCCTTGCAGCCTTTGCCCACCAGGATCTTCCTTTCGAAGAGCTTGTTCAGACCCTCGAGCGCGAGCGTCGATTCGCGATGCCGGTTAACGCCATGATGATATTGCAGAACTCCGCGTTGCGCCCGACCGCAAACTCCGGACACAAGCTCTGCTTTGAGGAGGCCAACCCCAACATGCTGGTACCCTTAGTGACGATAACATCATTTGATGTTATCTTCATGCTGAGGGAAACCCCTCGCGGTTTGGCAGGGATTTGTGTTTACAAGCCGCACCGCCTCAAATCCGAGACGATCGATCGCCTGCTTCGCGATTTCCAAGAGGTGCTTGAATGCATGACAACGCAGCCGGAGCAGCCAATCTCGGCCATCCGCGTTTCGCTGAATGAGCAAACATCGAGTAGTTAA